A genomic region of Serratia fonticola contains the following coding sequences:
- a CDS encoding DNA polymerase III subunit chi: MKQATFYLLENDQPIGTLSAHEAVACAVAAERWRAGKRVLIACESQEQAQRLDEALWQREPHQFVPHNLAGEGPNFGAPVELCWPGKRGNAPRDLLIALLPQFADFATAFHEVVDFVPYEDTLKQLARERYKAYRSVGFHLTTATPPTH; the protein is encoded by the coding sequence ATGAAACAGGCAACGTTTTACCTTCTCGAAAACGACCAGCCTATTGGCACACTCAGTGCACATGAGGCTGTGGCCTGCGCGGTTGCCGCCGAAAGATGGCGCGCTGGCAAGCGGGTGCTGATCGCCTGTGAAAGCCAGGAGCAGGCCCAACGGCTGGACGAAGCGCTGTGGCAGCGCGAGCCCCACCAGTTTGTGCCACACAATCTGGCAGGCGAAGGGCCAAACTTTGGCGCGCCCGTCGAGCTGTGCTGGCCCGGCAAACGCGGCAATGCCCCGCGCGATCTGTTGATCGCCCTGCTGCCACAGTTTGCAGATTTTGCTACTGCTTTCCATGAAGTGGTAGACTTCGTCCCTTACGAAGACACTTTGAAGCAGTTGGCGCGCGAACGTTACAAAGCCTATCGCAGCGTCGGCTTCCATTTGACCACGGCTACGCCGCCAACTCACTGA